The genomic window TATGAGTCAATGAGTCGTGTAATTTATCATGCAATACTCTTAAAGCAGGAAAATTTTCccaaaagtaaaagaaaggATGGAATCGTTCAGAACTAAGAGTTAGATAAACAGTAACCTATCGCTTTAAGTTCTCTACTAGATAATCTTAACGGTCTAACATGTATGCTCACTCTGCCTTCTATTTATGGCGTGAATTAAAATATTGCTAGGGAATCGTGGTACGTATATATTTTACCatgatctatttttttttcaaaagcaaAATACCTCTGAACTTCTTGTCAAAccattaaaaagttttcataCAACTAAGGGTATTTCCATGATATGGTATATTATATACCTCACAATTAGACTTATCACTAACTACTGCTCTTTATCATTTTGTGTTTCCTTTTATTAGCCTATGGATCAGAAACATGTTCCATCAGAGCAAGATCAAAGCTCAATGCTAAAAGTTATCTGCAGCCAAAGAGATCGGTTCCGAGCACGATTACGGGAAACAGAAGAGGTACAGTTAGTTGTACATATAAATGATCCTCTTCCCTCTGTATTCTCTATCTCcagttaaatttatttgaactGAATTTTATGTGTTCTCTTAACATTGCAGGAAATAAGGCGATTAAAAGAGAAGATAGGTTTTCTCACAGACGAATTGGAGAAGACCAAAGCAGACAACGTCAAACTCTATGGGAAAATCCGTTATGTCCAAGACTATAACCATGATAAAGTTGTTTCCCGAGGATCGAAAAAGGTATTTGTTTTCTGCGATACATTTCCCTTGAACCTTTTCTGTCTCGTGATCGGGTTTTTTCCATGGTTGATATCGTTTTCCAATCTCAGTATGTGGAAGATCTTGAAAGTGGATTCAGCTCGGATGTCGaatcaaaatacaagaaaatttACGAAGATGACATCAACCCTTTTGCAGCATTCtcgaaaaaggtaaaaaataaaacattctGCTATCATCGACACAAGCCTTATATTTCTTTCCTAAACATTAACCCTTTCCTATTTATATGTGTTTGATAGGAAAGAGAGCAACGGATCAAAGATTTGGGAATCAGAGATCGGATTACGCTAAGCAGTGGGCGGTTCCTTCTAGGAAACAAGTAATCCTCTTGCTCTCAAGTTTATTCACATtcatactcgatcacagaaTTTTCGgttattttcaatttcatgATTGGATCTTTCAGATACGCAAGGACATTTGCTTTCTTCTACACAATAGGATTGCACGTCCTTGTCTTCACTTGTCTCTACCGTATGTCTGCTTACAGTTATCTCAGGTAAAACAAACCcaccaatttttgtttttgttacaagTCCATTatgtgattgattttatttaatttcttcttctttatttatggTTTAGCCATGGAGCAGAGGAGACTCTAATGACAGAAGCAACCACAAACCTTCCTCACGGTCTTTAAGCTCTCACCCTAGGGACTTATTCGTTTTTGGTCGTTATGTTCTTTCTTGTCCTTGTAGTGTTCCGTGGGCAATTCTAAAACGGTTGAATATTTGTACAGAGGGATCCAAATCACTCGATACATATATAAAGCCACAGAAAAAACTTCCTTCAGAAAACTGCAGAAATCTAAATAAGATCTGGTTTACTTTTCTTCGAAACATAAATAACCATGAAAAATGCACCAAAACGATAACAAATCCGACAGGAATAATTGTTGCTAtccaaatacaaaataaaataaaatgaaagtcGTTGCTTGATATCTGTTAGGCAACAACACCTACGTGGCTGGGCCTTTGAATGCTTGCTTGACAATCGATGGGATAGTGAGGTAGGAGCTGTTATCGGTAAGGCTGGAGCCAATAGGCCTTATTTTCCAGAACGGGCCATGATCAAGAGTTTTCGACCCAAACGTCCCGAAGAAGGGATGGTTAGGAAACATCCTGATATATGTCTGAGAGAAGGCGGCAAGTGCTTCCGCAAGGGGAGGGAGGTTGCGAACTGTGCTTTTGAGCTGGTAACCGAACTCATAGGTTGCACGCTTATCAGCAATACAATTTGGTGATTCTGGAAGATGTTCCGGGGTAGAGAGAACGACCATGACTTGGTTAGCAACCAACCCATGTGGAGAGCAGTCAGCAAGGGTGCCGGATCCTTCAAAGGATGCAGCAACATCATCCGCAACTCCTTTTACTTGATTGAACCAAGCCATGCTGTGTTTCATGTGGAGAAAGGAAGAGATCTTTTCGAGGTTATCAGCGGCAGAAGTGACCTGAAAGTTAAAATTGCTGTAGCAATCAGCAAACGCCTCATTCAGGCTTTGATCGGCTTCACAAGGGTACTGTAAGCCAGGTAAAACGAGTGACCATTTTTCAGCCTCTGTCCTGCTTGCATGGAGACCAAAGGTCTTGTGACCGAAGTTAGAGACGGTATTTTGGGTAACGGGAATGTGCCTGCCTCTCTTTGGATAGACGGGAGGTATTGGGTAAAAAGGCGGTTAAGTCTTCCAAGAGGGCGAAGATGCCAGGGACGTTAGGCAAGAAGTGGCTTTCAAGAAGATCTCGCATGAACGCGTCACGTCGAGCCGGGCCTGGTTGGGCAGGGATGCGAGGATACACTTTCCCATTATGATTATGAGGAAACTCCGGCTGCGAAGAGCAAAGAGTCTTGAAGAGTCCGAGGAGAGGGCCGGGAACAGCGAGAGTTTCCAAGGGATGGTTGTCCAAGAACCGGTTTAGGAACCGGTGTTGAACATCAGTAAGATCATTCACATCGTTTCCAGCTCTAAGACACTGGATCCAAAAGAGAACACCACAGTAGAGGCGGAGGATGTAGGGGTGATAGTTGGGATTGGCCcgtttgaaatcaaaattatcgCAAAGTGTAATGTTCATAGCATGGACCATCATGTGGCAGGAAGGGTAGTAGTGTGAGATACCTTGCGTTGGGTACACGATTTGGCTTCGGGTGAAACTAGAAAGGAAACTAAGACAAGTCTTCTTCTCAAGCTTCGTCTTGTGAGTTGAAGATTCAGAGGCCATAGTGATTGATATCTTTATTAACAAGAAACAGATCGTAAGCAGAggttttgatgaagaaaatacGTTTTGCTTGATGTGTaatgttttgacttttatgAATGAAGGTTTGGTAGACACAGTGTCGCTTCGGGACACAacatatgttttaaattttttagtaAATTGCACttatcagaaaagaaaagaaagaaaagttctTCACCGCTTCAACTTCTCATTAAAACGAGGAAATCTTTAAAACTCTACAACTTACTATTGTGTGATGATTTTTTATTCGGGACTTGCAATTTTTTGCAAGTTGTATATAATAGCAAAAAATTGGAATACAATTTCAAGTTTAGACAATAATATAATTTCCTTTGAACGCGTTTTGGTTCCAAATTCCaaccttctttttgtttgtgtcaCATTCATTCCATTAGTTAAATTGatgtttaaatttctcatTCATTCCATTAGTAAAATCTATGTTTACGTGACACAAGTGATCAAAATCGGAAGAtgatattcttgtttttgtatttcCTGCCAcatataaatttggtaattaactAGAGTGGAACTTCTTTAACTATGGCGTTCTAAGAACAAAACATTCCTCATTTTCCAAAACCGTCACATAATGAGAGGAATCAAGTTGAGTTAGCTTTACGCCAATACAATGTTTGGACTTTAGAAGAGAGAGGCTgtggaaaaaaagagaatgttATCCGGTGAAAacatactttatataaatgGGAAAATCCCACAAAGAttcttctaattctttttctaatgGCACGCATGTGATGTACAAACGAATGCTTATCTGTATGCGTATCTAACTATCTGTAATATATTCTATATGCGTTAAAGTATATGTGTGGTGTTGAAAATTAGTATAAATTTGGTGACcgagagaacagagagagtGATGTTAACACCACTGCCACCACAACTTGGCGATCAGACTCTTACAACGGGTCTTCTCCATCCGTCAACTTAGGTCAACTGCCCAACAAGTATAGTCATTAAGTTTGTTATATAATACCTATGTGTCCCATATTATTGTCCtttcttttcgttttcacTCTTAATGTTTTCAACTTTAAGAGTAAAACCACATGCTCTTTCTTGGGCAGAAGAAATAGGTCCCCGAATTACTTGTCGTCACCCTTTCCATGAAAACAAGTTCCTTCATGCACAAATGAGAACGGAATCATTGCATTGACCCTACAACAGTGTGTGTCCATATTTCGTTATCCATACATCAATACACACATATAAGCTCCATTTTAGTGATTTCTCAATCTCGAAATTAATTTATGCAACGAGATTCACGATAGAGTATAGAGTAAActctaattttaaaacataatctCGTTTCAAGAATATGTCACGAGAAGTATCCAATGTAATGCGCATCTTGGAACTAGTAAGTAAAATTTAatgaggaaaaacaaaatgtaaaattt from Arabidopsis thaliana chromosome 3, partial sequence includes these protein-coding regions:
- the ILR2 gene encoding iaa-leucine resistant 2 (IAA-LEUCINE RESISTANT 2 (ILR2); FUNCTIONS IN: molecular_function unknown; INVOLVED IN: lateral root morphogenesis, auxin conjugate metabolic process, response to metal ion, root development; LOCATED IN: cytosol; Has 25 Blast hits to 25 proteins in 9 species: Archae - 0; Bacteria - 0; Metazoa - 0; Fungi - 0; Plants - 7; Viruses - 18; Other Eukaryotes - 0 (source: NCBI BLink).): MASESSTHKTKLEKKTCLSFLSSFTRSQIVYPTQGISHYYPSCHMMVHAMNITLCDNFDFKRANPNYHPYILRLYCGVLFWIQCLRAGNDVNDLTDVQHRFLNRFLDNHPLETLAVPGPLLGLFKTLCSSQPEFPHNHNGKVYPRIPAQPGPARRDAFMRDLLESHFLPNVPGIFALLEDLTAFLPNTSRLSKERQAHSRYPKYPDQSLNEAFADCYSNFNFQVTSAADNLEKISSFLHMKHSMAWFNQVKGVADDVAASFEGSGTLADCSPHGLVANQVMVVLSTPEHLPESPNCIADKRATYEFGYQLKSTVRNLPPLAEALAAFSQTYIRMFPNHPFFGTFGSKTLDHGPFWKIRPIGSSLTDNSSYLTIPSIVKQAFKGPAT